Within the Nitrosococcus wardiae genome, the region AAGGGAATGATGAGAATGCAGTAAGGCGTTGTCAACTGAGTAGCCCGGTGATGCATTTCTTGGAGTATTCGGGGATGCAATATTGCTTCTAGGCGGGCTTTTAATGTTTCATTGGCAAATACGAGACGGCGTAAGCGAGCCCGATCGAGCATTCCTTGAGCGTTTAATATTTCTTCGCCAAAAGTGGTAATAATCTCAGCAAGGGCCGGCTGGCCAGGTTCGACTAATTCTCGGGCGATGGTATCGGTATCAATGACAGGGACGCCTAATTCGGCAAAAATCTGAGCTGCTGTAGATTTACCGCTACCAATACCGCCGGTGAGTCCAACCTTGTAAATAGGCATTTTCAGCAACCTATGTTTACGGCTCCGTAGTTTAGGGAAAGCTGCAGCTTAGCCGAGTCCGGTGAAGGAGAGATAAAAATGGTTGATATCCTGTCCCCACATCAAGGCTAACCAACCCGCAGCTGCAAGATAAGGGCCAAAGGGGAGGGGGGTTTCTCGGTGTTGGCTGGAAAGAGAGAGCCATATGGTACCCAGTAGGGCGCCTACCAGTGAGGAAAGTAGAATGATAGCAGGGAGCATCGTCCAGCCCAACCAGGCACCAAGGAGTGCTAAAAGTTTGAAGTCGCCATATCCCATTCCCTCTTTTTTGGTAAGCAGCCGAAACAGATGGTAAACCAGCCATAGGGAAAGATAGCCTGCCATGGCGCCAATAAGGCTGGTTCGGACATCCGTAAATACCTCAAATAAACTTAGTCCTAATCCAAACCAAAGAAAAGGAAGGGTAATACTGTCGGGCAGCAGTTGGTGATCAAAATCAATAAAGGTAAGCGTAATAAGGGCATAACTCAAGAGCAAAGCGGCAATGGTTTCCCAGCTGGTGCCAAAGTGCCAAGCTACGGCAGCAGAAAGCACGCCGGTTAAAAGCTCTACCAGGGGATAGCGGGGGGAAATAGAAGCGCCGCAGTGATTGCAGCGTCCCAGTAACAGGAGATAACTGAATAAGGGAATGTTCTCCCAAGCTTGTATTTTGTGGCGACACGCTGGACAGCGAGAGCGGGGGACGAACAGGTTGAATGGTTCCTGCTCCGGTAGGGACTTACCATGCAGTTCCGCACACTGGCTCTTCCACTGTCTTTCCATCATGAGGGGAAGGCGGTAAATCACCACATTAAGGAAACTGCCTACCACTAAGCCTAGTACAAAGGCTGAAGCCACAAAGGCAATCAGATGATTCTCAAAAAAGGCAATAACTTCCATGAACCCCTATCAAATCCAGTTAAACGACCGAGCCCATCTTGAAGATGGGTAAGTACATGGCGATGACAAGGCCGCCCACCAAAACCCCTAGTATCGCCATGATAAGAGGCTCTAGCAAGCTACTTAGGGCATCAACGGCATTATCGACTTCCTCCTCATAGAAATCGGCTACTTTGGCTAGCATCTGATCGATTGAGCCTGCTTCTTCACCAATAGCTACCATCTGCACCACCATATTAGGAAATAATTGGCTGCTGCGCATAGCCGCTTGTAACTGAGTCCCGGTGGAGACCTCATCACGCATGCGGAGGATGGCCTGAGCATAGACGGAGTTGCCAGCAGCGCCAGCCACAGAGGCCATTGCTTCAACCAAGGGAACGCCGGCGGCAAACATGGTCGAGAGGGTACGGGCATAGCGGGCGATAGTTGCCTTGTTCAGGATATCGCCA harbors:
- the coaE gene encoding dephospho-CoA kinase (Dephospho-CoA kinase (CoaE) performs the final step in coenzyme A biosynthesis.), producing MPIYKVGLTGGIGSGKSTAAQIFAELGVPVIDTDTIARELVEPGQPALAEIITTFGEEILNAQGMLDRARLRRLVFANETLKARLEAILHPRILQEMHHRATQLTTPYCILIIPLLIETAQEGSIDRILVIDVPEAIQRHRVKARDQLSDEEIDAILRTQCPRAVRLAAADDIIVNDTDLATLHRQIERCHQKYLSLAS
- a CDS encoding prepilin peptidase, coding for MEVIAFFENHLIAFVASAFVLGLVVGSFLNVVIYRLPLMMERQWKSQCAELHGKSLPEQEPFNLFVPRSRCPACRHKIQAWENIPLFSYLLLLGRCNHCGASISPRYPLVELLTGVLSAAVAWHFGTSWETIAALLLSYALITLTFIDFDHQLLPDSITLPFLWFGLGLSLFEVFTDVRTSLIGAMAGYLSLWLVYHLFRLLTKKEGMGYGDFKLLALLGAWLGWTMLPAIILLSSLVGALLGTIWLSLSSQHRETPLPFGPYLAAAGWLALMWGQDINHFYLSFTGLG